The following proteins are co-located in the Sporosarcina pasteurii genome:
- a CDS encoding urease accessory protein UreE, translating to MLITKIVGHIDDYESSDKKVDWLEVEWEDLNKRILRKETENGTDIAIKLENSGTLRYGDVLYESDDTLIAIRTKLEKVYVIKPQTMQEMGKMAFEIGNRHTMCIIEDDEILVRYDKTLEKLIDEVGVSYEQSERRFKEPFKYRGHQH from the coding sequence TTGCTAATTACGAAAATAGTCGGACATATCGACGATTATGAGTCATCAGATAAAAAAGTTGACTGGCTTGAAGTAGAATGGGAAGACTTAAACAAAAGAATCTTGCGTAAAGAAACTGAAAACGGTACGGATATCGCGATTAAATTAGAAAACAGCGGTACCCTTCGTTATGGAGACGTATTGTATGAAAGTGATGATACGCTGATTGCCATTCGAACAAAGCTGGAAAAAGTTTATGTCATTAAACCACAGACGATGCAAGAAATGGGGAAAATGGCATTTGAAATCGGTAATCGTCACACGATGTGTATTATTGAAGATGATGAAATACTCGTCCGTTATGATAAAACGCTTGAGAAATTGATTGATGAAGTGGGGGTTTCTTATGAACAATCAGAGAGAAGGTTCAAAGAACCATTCAAATATAGAGGCCACCAACACTAA
- a CDS encoding urease accessory protein UreF, which yields MNNQREGSKNHSNIEATNTNPWLLHLIQIHDTAFPTGSFAHSFGMETYIQESDISNEDDLKAFCDMYLRQNLASTDAIIAQEAYRLAKENDLQGLIRLENICHAIKLSPETRKGSMMMGRQFLQTVQPLNNSELFTIWCEKLKNKEIKSHYPVVYGIYTAMLGVDLRTSLETFLYSSITSLVQNGVRAIPLGQNSGVQTIFSLLPVIQETTSRVMTLDLEHLDNNSIGLEIASMKHEFLHSRLFIS from the coding sequence ATGAACAATCAGAGAGAAGGTTCAAAGAACCATTCAAATATAGAGGCCACCAACACTAATCCTTGGCTCCTACATCTAATTCAAATTCATGATACGGCGTTCCCAACTGGAAGTTTTGCACATTCTTTCGGAATGGAAACGTATATTCAGGAAAGTGATATTAGTAATGAAGATGATTTGAAGGCGTTCTGTGATATGTATCTCCGTCAAAATCTAGCTTCAACAGATGCAATTATCGCACAAGAAGCTTATCGGCTTGCAAAAGAAAATGATTTGCAAGGCTTGATTCGATTGGAAAATATATGTCATGCCATCAAGCTATCCCCAGAAACAAGAAAGGGAAGCATGATGATGGGACGTCAGTTCTTGCAAACTGTACAACCGCTAAATAATAGCGAGTTATTTACGATTTGGTGTGAAAAATTAAAAAACAAAGAAATTAAGAGCCATTATCCTGTTGTATATGGTATCTATACCGCAATGTTAGGTGTAGATCTGAGAACATCGCTTGAAACATTCCTATATTCATCAATAACATCTCTTGTTCAAAACGGTGTTCGTGCAATTCCGCTTGGTCAAAATAGCGGAGTGCAAACGATCTTTTCCTTGTTGCCTGTCATTCAAGAAACAACAAGTCGTGTGATGACTTTAGACTTGGAACATCTTGATAACAATTCAATTGGCCTTGAAATTGCATCAATGAAACATGAATTCCTTCATTCACGCTTATTTATTTCATAA
- the ureG gene encoding urease accessory protein UreG, which produces MKTIHLGIGGPVGSGKTTLVKTLSEALKEEYSIAVITNDIYTREDANFLINENILEKDRIIGVETGGCPHTAIREDASMNFEAIEELKNRFDDLEIILLESGGDNLSATFSPELVDAFIYVIDVSEGGDIPRKGGPGVTRSDFLMVNKTELAPYVGVDLDTMKNDTIKARNGRPFTFANIKTKKGLDEIIAWIKSDLLLEGKTNESASESK; this is translated from the coding sequence ATGAAAACAATACACCTTGGCATTGGCGGACCTGTTGGTTCCGGTAAAACTACGCTTGTTAAAACACTTTCAGAAGCACTTAAAGAAGAATATAGCATTGCAGTTATTACAAACGATATTTACACGCGTGAAGATGCGAACTTTCTGATTAATGAGAACATTCTTGAAAAAGACCGTATTATCGGTGTTGAAACAGGAGGTTGTCCTCACACAGCAATTCGTGAAGATGCGTCAATGAACTTTGAAGCGATTGAAGAACTAAAAAATCGTTTTGATGATCTTGAAATCATTCTTCTAGAGAGCGGTGGCGACAATTTATCGGCAACATTTAGTCCTGAATTGGTCGATGCATTTATTTATGTAATTGATGTTTCCGAAGGCGGCGACATTCCTAGAAAAGGTGGTCCAGGCGTTACTCGCTCTGATTTCCTGATGGTAAATAAAACTGAACTTGCTCCATACGTCGGCGTAGACCTAGATACAATGAAGAATGATACAATCAAAGCAAGAAACGGAAGACCGTTTACATTTGCTAATATTAAAACGAAAAAAGGTCTAGATGAGATCATTGCATGGATCAAATCTGATTTGTTATTAGAAGGGAAAACCAATGAGTCTGCAAGCGAGTCTAAATAA